One genomic window of Tatumella citrea includes the following:
- a CDS encoding amino acid ABC transporter permease has product MIHLDWHGVLSGQPLQWIISGFLTTVWVTLAGCILATVLAILLLALQLSQFRPAQAIVAVWVLLFRNTPILVQLLFWYFAAWNLLPADWKAVVNNVYPWSVLPGNVWWLTPEFICSAWGLAVFGSAFLLGEVESGIRAISRGQHEAALVQGFRGWILLRWIILPQALSNAWQPIVGQYLNLMKLSSLASAIGFAELTYQVRQIESYNAHALEAFAVGSAIYLVVGLLLGSALGALGRKTFSRPIAHRPATVSVLPESEPDER; this is encoded by the coding sequence ATGATTCATTTAGACTGGCACGGCGTGCTTTCCGGGCAACCACTGCAGTGGATCATTTCCGGTTTTCTTACCACGGTGTGGGTCACGCTCGCTGGCTGCATTCTGGCCACAGTGCTGGCAATACTGTTACTCGCCTTGCAGCTCAGCCAGTTTCGCCCGGCGCAGGCTATTGTGGCTGTCTGGGTTTTGCTGTTTCGCAACACTCCAATCCTGGTACAACTGCTGTTCTGGTATTTTGCAGCATGGAATTTACTGCCCGCCGACTGGAAAGCGGTGGTGAATAATGTTTATCCCTGGTCGGTTTTGCCAGGTAACGTCTGGTGGCTGACACCGGAATTTATCTGTTCGGCCTGGGGGCTGGCGGTGTTTGGATCGGCATTTCTGCTGGGCGAGGTAGAATCCGGGATTCGCGCTATTTCACGCGGGCAACATGAAGCAGCACTGGTTCAGGGATTTCGCGGCTGGATACTGTTGCGATGGATTATCCTGCCGCAGGCATTAAGCAATGCCTGGCAGCCGATAGTCGGGCAGTACCTGAATCTGATGAAACTTTCCTCACTGGCCAGCGCCATTGGTTTTGCAGAACTGACTTATCAGGTCAGGCAGATTGAAAGCTACAACGCGCATGCTCTGGAAGCATTTGCGGTAGGGTCCGCTATCTATCTGGTTGTCGGGTTACTGCTTGGTAGTGCTCTGGGAGCACTGGGGCGTAAGACATTTAGCCGCCCAATTGCTCACCGCCCTGCCACCGTTTCTGTTCTGCCTGAGAGTGAACCTGATGAACGCTGA
- a CDS encoding amino acid ABC transporter ATP-binding protein, which produces MSAHSSLSAATADSSSQQAQILFRQVSKSYASHQVLNSIDLSVNAGEVIAILGPSGSGKSTLIRLVNQLESITSGEIYIDQQPVSTLKGRALQDLRQQIGFVFQQFNLYPHLTALQNITLALEKIHRQTPEQARQRAVSLLKQVGLEDKADHFPAQLSGGQQQRVAIARALSSEPKILLFDEPTSALDPEMIGEVLLVMKQLAHSGITLLVVTHEMQFAREIADRIVFIDQGQILENSHPGDFFRAPEHPRAQRFLQKVLNPLHQESEPL; this is translated from the coding sequence ATGTCAGCTCACTCATCTCTGTCCGCCGCTACGGCGGACAGTTCATCGCAACAGGCACAGATCCTTTTTCGCCAGGTCAGCAAAAGTTATGCCAGCCATCAGGTGCTTAATAGTATCGATTTGTCGGTCAATGCAGGGGAAGTTATCGCCATCCTTGGGCCTTCAGGTTCCGGAAAATCGACCCTTATCCGTCTGGTCAATCAGCTGGAGTCCATTACCAGCGGCGAGATCTATATTGATCAACAACCGGTCAGTACTCTGAAAGGTCGGGCCCTGCAGGACCTGCGTCAGCAGATAGGTTTTGTTTTTCAGCAATTTAACCTCTACCCACATCTGACAGCACTGCAAAATATCACACTGGCTCTGGAGAAAATTCACCGCCAGACTCCTGAGCAGGCCAGACAACGGGCGGTAAGCTTACTGAAGCAGGTCGGTCTGGAAGATAAAGCAGACCACTTCCCTGCACAGCTCTCCGGCGGTCAGCAGCAAAGGGTCGCTATCGCGCGGGCACTATCCTCAGAACCGAAAATATTACTGTTTGATGAGCCTACCTCAGCACTTGACCCGGAAATGATTGGTGAAGTGTTACTGGTGATGAAGCAACTGGCTCACAGTGGTATTACGCTTCTGGTCGTCACCCATGAAATGCAGTTTGCCAGAGAGATTGCCGACCGGATTGTGTTTATCGACCAGGGACAGATTCTGGAGAACAGCCATCCCGGAGATTTTTTCAGGGCTCCTGAGCATCCACGGGCACAACGCTTTTTGCAAAAAGTTCTTAATCCTCTGCATCAGGAATCAGAACCACTATGA
- a CDS encoding ABC transporter substrate-binding protein has translation MTVTLTNGKKAIFALSLLALNSLAISAAHADQLADIKKAGVVRVATFDANPPFGSIDPKTHELVGYDIDFAKALAKAWGVKLQLVATNPANRIPLLQSGKADLIVADITITPERAQVVDFSTPYFVTGQQFLVPASSGNSLESYSKDRIGAVKGTTGEQALHQRFPQARVLAYDDIPLALTALRNGNVQAITQDSTILAGLLAEAPDKQKFKILPDLLSKEEIGVGVSKNQPALLNAVNDELVSLEKSGEAAAIYNRWFGPGTPAPQPRNFTIKAN, from the coding sequence ATGACTGTGACGCTAACTAACGGAAAAAAAGCGATTTTTGCACTTAGCCTGCTGGCGCTGAATAGCCTGGCCATTTCTGCAGCTCATGCAGATCAATTAGCGGATATTAAAAAAGCCGGAGTGGTAAGGGTTGCCACTTTTGATGCCAATCCACCGTTTGGATCGATCGATCCTAAGACTCATGAACTGGTTGGTTACGATATCGATTTTGCTAAAGCACTGGCCAAAGCCTGGGGAGTTAAATTACAACTGGTCGCCACCAACCCGGCCAACCGTATTCCGCTGTTGCAGTCCGGTAAAGCAGACCTGATTGTGGCCGATATTACCATTACTCCTGAGCGGGCGCAGGTGGTGGACTTTTCAACCCCTTATTTTGTGACCGGCCAGCAGTTTCTGGTGCCCGCCAGTTCCGGAAACTCTCTGGAAAGTTACAGTAAAGACCGGATAGGCGCAGTAAAAGGGACTACCGGTGAACAGGCTCTGCATCAGCGTTTCCCGCAAGCGCGTGTGCTGGCTTATGATGATATTCCGCTGGCATTAACTGCCCTGCGCAACGGTAATGTGCAGGCGATTACTCAGGACAGTACGATTCTGGCCGGACTCCTGGCAGAAGCTCCTGATAAACAGAAATTTAAAATCCTGCCTGACCTGCTGAGTAAAGAAGAAATTGGTGTCGGGGTTTCTAAAAATCAGCCAGCTCTGCTCAATGCAGTCAATGACGAACTGGTCAGTCTGGAGAAAAGTGGTGAGGCAGCGGCCATCTATAACCGCTGGTTCGGTCCGGGCACTCCGGCTCCTCAGCCGCGTAATTTTACTATTAAAGCCAACTGA
- the ppnP gene encoding pyrimidine/purine nucleoside phosphorylase has translation MLKSNEYFEGKVKSIGFENSLSGVSSVGVMSAGEYTFGTGKPEEMTVVSGSLKVLLPGETEWRWYEAGQVFNVPGNSEFYLQVAEDSAYLCRYL, from the coding sequence ATGCTGAAGTCTAATGAGTACTTTGAAGGTAAAGTGAAGTCGATTGGTTTTGAAAATTCGCTGTCCGGGGTTTCTTCGGTCGGGGTTATGTCTGCAGGTGAGTACACTTTTGGCACCGGAAAGCCGGAAGAAATGACGGTTGTCAGCGGGTCGCTGAAAGTTTTACTGCCAGGTGAAACCGAATGGCGCTGGTATGAAGCCGGTCAGGTATTTAATGTCCCGGGCAACAGCGAATTCTATTTACAGGTTGCGGAAGACAGCGCTTACCTGTGCCGTTACCTGTAA
- a CDS encoding ABC transporter permease subunit (The N-terminal region of this protein, as described by TIGR01726, is a three transmembrane segment that identifies a subfamily of ABC transporter permease subunits, which specificities that include histidine, arginine, glutamine, glutamate, L-cystine (sic), the opines (in Agrobacterium) octopine and nopaline, etc.), translating into MNAEISVITDNLGYLLWGQTAQGTPGGVLLTLLMAAGAALLALPLGILLAASANYGSVSWRRLLFIWADLIRGIPLIFVIFWLWYLLPMLSGIEIPGPLTVTLALAWFTSASVMHSVLSGLAALPAGQSEAARAQGFGTAATLWYILLPQVLRNILPSLTGIFISLLKDTSLAFIVNVPELTTLAGQVNNRVQIYPVAIFVFTGAVYYLLCLGLELLTKRWQKSRRQWV; encoded by the coding sequence ATGAACGCTGAAATTTCGGTGATTACCGATAATCTGGGATATTTACTGTGGGGACAGACTGCCCAGGGAACTCCGGGGGGCGTATTACTGACTCTGCTGATGGCAGCCGGTGCTGCCCTTCTGGCTTTACCGCTGGGGATCCTGTTGGCTGCCAGTGCGAACTACGGCTCCGTCAGCTGGCGCAGATTACTGTTTATCTGGGCTGATCTGATTCGCGGTATTCCACTGATATTTGTGATTTTCTGGTTGTGGTATCTGCTACCGATGCTGAGTGGTATCGAAATTCCGGGACCATTAACAGTAACCCTGGCGCTGGCCTGGTTCACTTCCGCGTCAGTGATGCATAGCGTGCTTTCCGGACTGGCTGCATTGCCTGCCGGTCAGTCGGAAGCGGCACGGGCACAGGGTTTCGGAACGGCAGCGACCCTCTGGTACATTTTGCTGCCTCAGGTACTCAGAAATATCCTGCCTTCGCTGACAGGTATCTTTATCAGCCTGTTAAAAGATACTTCGCTGGCTTTTATCGTCAATGTCCCGGAACTGACCACACTGGCCGGGCAGGTAAATAACCGCGTACAGATTTACCCGGTGGCTATTTTCGTGTTCACCGGTGCTGTCTATTATCTGTTGTGCTTAGGTCTGGAATTGCTGACAAAACGCTGGCAAAAAAGCCGTCGTCAGTGGGTATGA
- a CDS encoding YaiI/YqxD family protein has protein sequence MAIWVDADACPTVIKEILYRAAERTQTHITFVANQSLRLPPSPWLHSLRVAAGFDVADNEIVQRAMAGDLVITADIPLAAEVLEKGAAALNPRGERYSPATIRERLTMRDFMDTLRASGIASGGPPALNQKDRQLFANELDKWFRQR, from the coding sequence ATGGCTATCTGGGTTGACGCAGACGCTTGTCCGACAGTAATCAAAGAAATACTTTATCGTGCGGCAGAAAGAACGCAAACACATATTACTTTTGTCGCTAACCAGTCACTGCGGTTGCCTCCGTCACCCTGGCTGCACAGTTTACGGGTCGCTGCCGGGTTTGACGTGGCGGATAACGAAATTGTCCAGCGGGCTATGGCCGGAGATTTAGTGATCACAGCTGATATCCCACTGGCGGCTGAAGTGCTGGAAAAAGGGGCTGCAGCGCTCAATCCAAGAGGAGAGCGTTATTCTCCGGCTACCATCCGTGAACGTTTAACCATGCGCGATTTTATGGACACGCTACGGGCCAGCGGGATTGCATCAGGCGGGCCACCGGCTCTTAATCAGAAAGACCGGCAGTTATTTGCTAATGAACTGGATAAATGGTTCAGGCAGCGCTGA
- a CDS encoding DUF2076 domain-containing protein, whose product MQSEEQKLIDGLFSRLQQAESQTGPRDPAAEQLIKSHLQNQPAAAYYMSQALIIQEAAMKKLNDRVSELETRIQQQQQQQPQQSSGGFLAGLFGGGNSQPRQPEPQQSSAWGNQQQPQQAPSQQPTYNAPPAAARGTGFLGGALQTAAGVAGGVVLADMLTSMFHHSQPEEIVNIINETPTQTPDFNQNLDTFNYGDNGLPADDNRWDDNNNGGGFDSFFGDNNFNDDDDSFL is encoded by the coding sequence ATGCAGAGCGAAGAACAAAAATTGATTGATGGTCTGTTTAGCCGTTTACAACAGGCTGAAAGCCAAACCGGCCCGCGGGATCCTGCGGCAGAACAGTTGATTAAAAGCCATCTGCAAAATCAGCCGGCGGCGGCTTACTATATGTCACAAGCCCTGATCATTCAGGAAGCCGCAATGAAAAAACTCAATGACCGGGTTTCTGAACTGGAAACACGGATTCAGCAGCAACAGCAACAGCAGCCACAACAAAGCAGTGGCGGGTTCCTGGCAGGTTTGTTTGGTGGCGGTAATTCTCAGCCGCGTCAGCCGGAACCACAGCAATCTTCTGCGTGGGGAAATCAGCAACAACCTCAGCAGGCACCTTCGCAACAACCTACCTATAACGCTCCTCCTGCAGCAGCACGCGGTACCGGCTTTCTGGGCGGGGCATTGCAAACGGCAGCAGGTGTCGCTGGTGGGGTTGTGCTGGCTGATATGCTGACCAGCATGTTCCACCACTCTCAGCCCGAAGAGATCGTGAATATTATTAACGAAACTCCAACGCAGACCCCGGATTTTAACCAGAACCTGGATACGTTTAATTACGGGGATAACGGCCTTCCGGCGGATGATAATCGCTGGGATGATAATAATAATGGTGGCGGATTTGACAGCTTCTTTGGCGACAATAACTTCAACGATGACGATGACAGCTTCCTGTAA
- the aroL gene encoding shikimate kinase AroL has translation MSLPIYLIGARGCGKTTIGHLLSQTLGYAFHDTDHHLQSSLQCTIAQIVAEQGWDSFRSKESESLVAVTAESSVVATGGGIILRQENRQFMRDHGRVFWLSVEPGELAKRLSADPETEQRPTLTGRPITEEMSDILKVRSPLYSATAHHIIDASRAPQEVVSNILQVLSQQRAG, from the coding sequence ATGTCATTACCCATCTATCTGATAGGTGCCCGGGGTTGTGGAAAAACAACCATCGGACATCTGTTATCACAGACATTGGGCTATGCATTCCATGATACGGACCATCATTTGCAATCGTCACTGCAGTGTACCATTGCACAAATTGTTGCCGAGCAGGGATGGGACAGTTTTCGAAGTAAAGAATCTGAATCGCTGGTGGCGGTAACTGCTGAGTCATCAGTGGTTGCGACCGGAGGCGGGATTATACTGCGCCAGGAAAATCGCCAGTTTATGCGTGACCATGGTCGGGTATTCTGGCTGAGCGTTGAACCGGGAGAGCTGGCCAAGCGCCTGAGTGCTGACCCCGAAACCGAACAGCGTCCTACACTGACCGGCCGGCCGATCACCGAAGAGATGAGTGATATCCTTAAAGTCAGAAGTCCGCTCTATTCTGCTACTGCTCATCATATTATTGATGCTTCCCGCGCGCCGCAGGAAGTTGTCAGCAATATTCTGCAGGTTTTATCACAGCAGCGTGCCGGGTAA
- the rdgC gene encoding recombination-associated protein RdgC, producing MLWFKNMMVYRLSREIPLSADDMEKQLSACSFTPCGSQDQMKTGWVPPLNNQTDSLVHFSNGQMLLCARKEEKILPSPVIKQALEAKISRLEAEQQRKLKKTEKDSLKDEVIHSLLPRAFSRYSQTWLWIDTQHQLIMTDSASAKKSEDLLALLRKSLGSLPVVPLALETPVELTLTEWVRSGSLPGGFALLDEAELKSTLEEGGVIRCKKQVLVSDEIAHHIEAGKRVTKLALDWQERLQFIVCDDGTVKRLKFSDTLREQNDDIDREDPALRFDADFVLMTGELAAFTEALVAALGGEAQQ from the coding sequence ATGCTGTGGTTTAAAAATATGATGGTTTATCGTCTTAGTCGGGAAATCCCGCTGTCTGCAGACGATATGGAGAAACAACTGAGCGCGTGCAGTTTTACCCCCTGCGGAAGCCAGGATCAGATGAAAACCGGCTGGGTCCCGCCACTGAATAACCAGACCGATTCGCTGGTGCATTTCAGTAATGGTCAGATGTTGTTATGTGCCCGCAAAGAAGAAAAAATCCTGCCTTCGCCGGTAATTAAACAGGCACTTGAGGCCAAAATCAGTCGTCTGGAAGCCGAACAGCAACGGAAACTGAAAAAAACCGAAAAAGATTCTCTGAAAGATGAGGTTATTCATAGCCTGTTGCCACGGGCTTTCAGCCGCTACAGCCAGACCTGGTTGTGGATTGACACTCAGCATCAGCTGATTATGACTGACAGCGCCAGTGCCAAAAAATCTGAAGATTTACTGGCACTGTTACGAAAAAGCCTGGGATCATTACCCGTGGTGCCACTCGCGCTGGAAACGCCGGTTGAACTGACACTAACCGAATGGGTCCGTTCCGGCAGTCTGCCCGGAGGGTTTGCCCTGCTGGACGAAGCAGAGCTGAAATCTACCCTGGAAGAAGGCGGAGTGATTCGTTGTAAGAAACAGGTACTGGTCAGCGATGAAATTGCTCATCACATCGAAGCAGGAAAAAGAGTGACCAAACTGGCTCTGGACTGGCAGGAACGTCTGCAGTTTATCGTCTGCGATGACGGTACCGTCAAACGACTAAAGTTCAGCGATACACTGCGTGAACAGAACGACGATATTGATCGTGAAGATCCGGCATTACGTTTTGATGCGGATTTTGTGCTGATGACAGGAGAACTGGCGGCGTTTACAGAAGCCCTGGTTGCCGCGTTGGGTGGCGAAGCACAGCAATAA
- the eat gene encoding ethanolamine permease, translating to MTTKLKPTLGTFSLWGIAVGLVISGEYFGWSYGWGVAGTLGFLITTLLIALMYGCFIFSFTELTTAIPHAGGPFAYSRRAFGETGGLIAGLATLIEFVFAPPAIALAIGAYLNVQFPTLDPKIAAVVAYLVFMGLNILGVKLAAMFELIVTLLAVIELLVFMGVVSPGFSLANFTAHGWAGAEGFGMQAISGVFAAIPFAIWFFLAIEGAAMAAEEAKDPRKNIPRAYIAGILTLVVLALGVMLLAGGAGDWRKLSDINDPLPQAMKMIVGEHSRWMHMLVWIGLFGLIASFHGIILGYSRQFFALARAGYLPPSLAKLSRFQTPYRATLAGGVIGIIAIFSDNWIHLQGMTLTAAMITLAVFGAIVMYIMSMLSLFKLRRSQPDMPRSFMAPGYPLVPGIALVLAVICLVSMIWFNPIIALLFVAIMAAGYCYFRLTSAQRREAPRDELLMSQE from the coding sequence ATGACAACAAAACTTAAGCCCACGCTTGGTACCTTTTCACTGTGGGGAATTGCCGTAGGTCTGGTTATTTCAGGCGAATATTTTGGCTGGAGCTATGGCTGGGGTGTCGCAGGGACACTCGGATTTCTGATAACCACCCTCCTGATAGCATTAATGTATGGTTGTTTTATTTTTAGTTTCACCGAGCTAACGACCGCAATTCCTCATGCCGGTGGCCCTTTCGCCTACAGCAGACGGGCATTTGGTGAAACCGGCGGGCTTATCGCCGGGCTGGCAACACTGATTGAGTTTGTGTTTGCACCTCCGGCAATTGCTCTGGCGATTGGCGCTTATCTCAACGTGCAGTTCCCTACTCTGGACCCGAAGATTGCCGCAGTGGTGGCCTATCTGGTGTTTATGGGGCTGAATATCCTTGGCGTTAAACTGGCAGCGATGTTTGAACTGATTGTTACCTTGCTGGCAGTCATTGAATTGCTGGTGTTTATGGGAGTAGTTTCTCCGGGGTTCAGCCTGGCAAATTTCACCGCTCACGGCTGGGCCGGTGCTGAAGGTTTTGGAATGCAGGCGATCAGTGGTGTTTTTGCCGCTATTCCTTTTGCTATCTGGTTTTTCCTGGCCATTGAAGGTGCAGCCATGGCCGCCGAAGAGGCAAAAGACCCACGTAAAAATATCCCGCGTGCCTATATCGCAGGGATTCTGACGCTGGTTGTGCTGGCGCTTGGCGTTATGCTGCTGGCCGGTGGAGCCGGTGACTGGCGCAAACTTTCAGATATCAACGATCCCCTGCCTCAGGCAATGAAAATGATTGTTGGTGAACACTCCCGCTGGATGCATATGCTGGTGTGGATTGGCCTGTTCGGGCTGATTGCCAGTTTCCACGGAATTATCCTTGGCTACTCGCGGCAGTTTTTCGCACTGGCACGTGCCGGGTATCTGCCTCCCTCGCTGGCCAAACTGTCACGCTTTCAAACCCCTTACCGTGCAACACTTGCCGGAGGTGTTATCGGCATCATCGCGATTTTCAGTGATAACTGGATCCATCTGCAGGGTATGACTCTGACTGCAGCTATGATCACCCTGGCCGTGTTTGGTGCCATTGTGATGTATATCATGAGCATGTTGAGCCTGTTCAAATTGCGTCGCAGCCAGCCAGATATGCCACGGAGTTTTATGGCACCTGGTTATCCGCTGGTACCAGGCATTGCTCTGGTGCTGGCCGTTATTTGTCTGGTATCTATGATCTGGTTTAACCCGATCATTGCTCTGCTGTTTGTGGCAATTATGGCAGCGGGTTACTGCTATTTCCGTCTGACCTCAGCCCAGCGCCGTGAGGCTCCGCGCGATGAGTTGCTGATGAGCCAGGAGTAA